GAATTCTTAGtatgtaaatgtttatttttttataaaattatttattcaataaaaaaattattgtaattgtaaatgaaaaattcctacAGAATATGCAAACGGTATATGTAATTTGTTAGACATTTATTACAATGTTATTCACAGTcccttcaattaaattaaaacactatCTGAGGAGGAAAATTCGTTCTTACCATTCAGGAAAAAGCACAAACGTGTATTCATAAATATACACAACCAATAAGAGTatggcacatatgtatgtatgcacatacagcCACATACATAAACCTGCACAAAGCTCTGAATGTTCTCTTCTTCATGCACTTGGCTTGCATCATGCAAAGAAAAACATTCGATGTAACCGttccaaatataaaaaagtcgCTCAATAATCGTAttgattttgacaatttttttgcctgagatgttgagaattttcttccatataaagccAATGTTCGGAAGCCTTTTTTCGATGTTGTCCGTTTTGAGTGACTTCAAACTTACGCTTGTTATACTAGAATTGAATGGGTTTTAAGACTTCATATCcagatattttccaaaaattctgttaaaaagtttaaacatttttatattaaattttttgaaattttgtacaaagtttagaAGTTTGCTGTACACGCTATTTTAttatagaatgaactatatttttatagaaaattaattttatcaatCAAAATTTCgagcgaatattgtaaaaagacaaagttatttaaatatatgcacaattgtttgcaaaaatattttttaagtttgtaaagggtgatttatttagaggtatcggatccgagcgcgcgatgaacagttctcacagagcgtcgattttcgtaatacaataattgtacgatttgtaaacgttgttgaggcgtaagacTTTTCATGATGAAATCATAAATAGataatgatgaaatgtcaatgaatactgaaaaaattatttcgcgtgatctgtcaaaaaaaaccatattggaaaaagtacctccaatctgatcccTCTTTAGAACTTTTAAGAGCTAATTTGTGAAAATACAAGgcattataaattatatgtactcAGGCGCAAGTGTCTTGTCTTAAACAAGCAACCTGGTAAACCTAAACCTAAACCTAAACCTACTCAATGGTGCAATCCAAAGTCCATTGAACAGGCAATATCAGTAGAGCTGATCTgacgtttttctgtttttctccTCTCTAAattggcatttttttaaataactttaaactGTCACTGTTTGTTTATAgagatttttatattaaagagaccaatatacaaaaacaaaatattgtacatatattgtttttgttgtttttgctctactgctAATACTTATCCAATGCGCCTTAGTGCAACCCATATTAacggattattttttttttgcaatttgtttttaatttttgttatttacttatttgtggaacaacatcaaggcgcacaccacaaataggaggaggagctcggctaaacacccaagaagggtgtacgcgccaattatataatataaatatatatatgtatacatataatatatttacttatttatttacatattttacttttatttttttatattttgtttttgttatttattttttgttattcttttttttattattccgcCACCCTCTCCTCTCTCTCCTTTCATCACAAAAGATAATTGAAcgcattgatttttttataattttttgtaattttttttaatagtttttctgttatttatttattctttttatatttttttgttattaattttttattatttcgccaCCCCCTTCTCTCTCTCCTTTCATCGCAAAGGTTGAATTCAACCCATATCAACCCattgttttttagttaatttttttttgttatttttttaaatatttttattttttttaatttattaattttttttttgttatttgttttttaatttttgttatttatttattttttgttatttttatatttttttattattcattttttgttactcattttttattattccgcTACCCCCTCCTCTCTCTCCTTtcatcacaaaggatgaattcATCCCATATCAAcccattgtttttttgttattttttatatttttttttgttattaatttttttattattccgcTAGCCTCCTCCACTCTCTCCTTTCATCTCAAAGGATGAGTTTAATccattggttttttttgttatttttttaaatatttttcttttgttattattttttttttttggtatttttgtttcgttatttttttgttttgttatttattatatttttttttaataattttttattatttcgccaCCCCCTCCTCTCTCTCCTTtcatcacaaaggatgaattcATCCCATATCAAcccattgtttttttgttattttttatatttttttataattgttttttttgttattaatttttttattattccgcCAGCCTCCTCCACTCTCTCCTTTCATCTCAAAGGATGAGTTTAAtccattggtttttttttgttatttttttaaatatttttcttttgttattattttttttttttggtatttttgtttcgttatttttttgttttgttatttattatattttttttttattaatttttttattattccccCCACCCCGTCCTCTCTCTCCTTtcatcacaaaggatgaattaaacccattgttgttttgtttttgttaatttttttaaattattattttttattctttttatatatttttttgttatttattttttgttattcattttttattatttcgccaCCCCTTTCCTCTCTCTCCTTTCATCACAAAAGATGAATTGAACCCATATCAacccattgttttttttttttgttatttttttaatttttattatttaattattcattttttttatatattttttgatatttgttatttgttttttgttattcattttttattattacgccACCCCCTCCTCTCTCTTCTTTCATGCCAAAGGATGAATTCGATTTCTTAGCCCAAGTGTGCCCTaacctatttatttttattttaatatcattttgttgttttattttaatgctttgattgaattaaaatattagtgGAAGTAACTAAACCTTCACGTGATGGACATTTGTACACAAGAATGTGCATCTTTGCTTTTATATACGCATTCAATCACATTTTCCAATACATGTGGAAATACTTTAATAACAAATCACTCAGTaactataattaaattaatgattATTAATTTGAGTTCAAGTTGGAAATTTCGTAGTTTTAGCGCAGGGAATGCTGTGATCGTAAATAGGTCCATAGGTCGCGGGCTGTGCGTATGCTGACCATAAATTGACAAAGCTTTGTCTCGATTAAGCACAAAATGATAAACTTCGCCCGTTTGTCTTTAAGCAGGGACTGCgtagaagaagaaaattaatattttccaagAAAGCGAATTATTCCCAACATACCTCCTCATTGTTTTCAGGTCCATTTTCAACGACCGTCCATAAATCCTCGGATTCAAGATAGGCTCGAACTGTCATAGACCAAGCTTTGTAGTTGTCAAGCCCCTTCAGTTTCTCGATTTGCAGTTGTAGAgtcattttaattttgctttatttactttttcggtaaataataatttttgtatgtattttaggAAATTGTAACGTTAACTAAGTCGTTCGGGACGAAACTGAATGCGAACAGCGAGAAGCAACTGTAAAGGCACTGAAAGAAATTGAGCACGCATGCATCTGCCTTTTCGTGTATTATTCGCAATGCAACACAAATATGGCTAAAAATCGTTATTTTCGCTACTTGAGTCCAATAGCAATGACAACCTGGTCAAGTGGGCAATGATTTTAAATAGAagataaaaatatgaaacaatgACAATGGCTGCAGGGTAAGAAATATGAGCGGAGCTTGACAATGAAATTGGTTGAGGCTACATATGcacgtgcatatacatacatatacatacatacataatgcaTTTAGTATGAAGGTAAGTGCCCTGCAGGGAGATCTGAACTGGTGTAACGGATTTCTTGCTCGCAATTCATGCTTTGGTTACTTATAATTCTTTCAGTCGGTCAGAGTTagtaaaagtagaaaaaaatattaggttggggaataagctcGTACAGTTTTTaccaaagacttttatttaaaaaaaaaaaacaataattgtatcattaaattaatcaattatatattcgcctcTTCCCACctttcgaccaatttgttgataccCGCCAAAGATCGCCTGGTcgggtgtcaaagaagttgttcacccagtttttaaggacctctgtTTTATCgataacgcccttcatatggtttgacagggagcgggaaagatggtaatcggtcagtGCAAGGTCcggggaatacggcggatgcgGAAAGACCTCTCATTCGAGCTCTTgtagtgcggctttgacgagtTGTACAACATGGggcttggcgttgtcgtgaaggagtatggtttgactatgttgatcagatattttcagtccaATAACTTCATTCATGCGGTGTAGCTGGACAATGTAGAGCTTCTTGTTGACGGTGCCATTATTTTGCATTtctcagtgcaccatgccctcccagtcccaccaaacacatatcatgattttctttggatgaagatccggcttgactctcggctttggcgtatctcctggagccatccactcctttctttgcttcatattgatgtatgggCGCcacttctcatctcccgtgatgattcggtacaaaaagcagtGTTTAttaccgcgtgttgctcgatagcGGGCGAGATGTTGAGGAGCAATTTGAATAGGATATTCTTTGttcttttcgttgagctcgtgaagcacctaggctcccaatttttcgggaaatcccattgaataaaattaattaagaatcGTTATATGaccgcagttcattttttccgcccaATTCACGACTGGCTTGGCGACCGTTCCTCCccttcttcaaaagtgatttgagacattcttcatcgaatttagaaggtcttccgctgcgacgtcaaagtcgtcattttttaactttgcaaaccatttccgtgctgtagactccaTAAACGTCGCAAATGTTCTGAGCTGCTTCGGCAcctttttgacctcgataaaaagcaaagaagcgcaggtgtcgaaaatgttgttttttgggaaatttcatattaaaagaaaataagaaaaattcaacccgcaaattatatattaataggtatttaacataataaaatatagatgattaaaactgttggtccctccatttgtggaacaacatcaaaacgctcACCATAAACAGGAGgtggagcttggccaaacacctaacaaaagtttaagctccaattatttatttttattttcttttatatattgaTATGATAAAATTGAACGATTTACttccattttttgtaacaaataaaGTTTTCACACAACTATTCTGTCGCATTTGTGTACAcagataaattaaaatgaattgaaatcaaCTAACAACGTCCACCCTCACTTTTTGTAAAGTGTAGAAAATGTTGTACTTTTGCTCAGTTGGtacattaattaccaataaatccataaaattaatctacccgttcacatatggcggattacctgcaaaattggcaatcagctgttaatactgttgtgaaaggtttttcttcatagaaataattttggtgtaatatttctcaactcttcttaacattgaaaacctttttacattttacattttaaaaagcgttcgAATATACTGAATACGAATTATGGTAAAACCATCGTTTCTTCCgctcctcaatccttagtgggacaggAGACATCTGggttctcactttttcgctacacctgcggatatagcgggttGAAATATCATACATCTGGTGAAGTTCGTTAGTAACTTGATGCGGCTATTTACGAAAGTAAGTGCATGGTCTTCGTCacctaatcccaaggctccttcttccttcctttCGCCTTTttcctgtatggtatcacaacggacgaattttgaatattttgtacAAGTGGGTCCCAAGCAAGGGCAGCTATGTGACCTAAGATTCGCCACTAGCAGTTATGGttataggcctcttctattcgtaTTTCGCCGCTcgctctgttgttgttgttgttgtagcagtataaacattcctcgtgcatatacgaggaattctgctgaagtgacagtccttggccgggtataaatccgggtcgttccggttacgtagtgGGAACgctgctcgctatctctatgctcgaaaaattgcatgtgaaagcaacaagaagcttatcgagtaagattcgctagtaaactggtataactcactgccttacaaacacatgcaatttaacacgttggctgccaaagcctttttagaattttgatcgTTCAGTAGCAGTgtcatttaacaattttggtCACCTGAGGCCAACAACttatttatgttcttttttgtttcttagtgCCTAAAAATAAGTATTGACTACTCGCGACTTTATTTTGGTCGCTAATTTTGCAGTTATAATGGCCTGGGAGATCATAAAACATGTTGTGGGGCCacgtcgcacgaaaatgtgcgacagtaattttttgtagtttttgagttgtatttgatatttttggtttattttacttAGTATTCCACCAGGAAGCGAAGGCAAcgagcttttgaaaaacctcTTGCTGTTATTGAGTACAACAAAGCCAAATTAGGTGTTGATATATCCGATCAAAAGACCGCCTACGCCACCACTCTCAGAAGAGGTGTTAAGTGGTACCGCAAAGTGGCTTTTGAACTGTTACTAGGAATGTCTgtcgtaaaataaaataaccaagTTCCAGCAGAAGACTTCAAATGCTTTGTTGGACTTCATGTCTCCAGAACGCAtaacaaaaggaaaacattttatagaaaaaagaaaggacGACAACGGAAAAACAATAAGGCGTGCTTGTGTACTGTGTTATGCcatgtcaaaaaaatctgctgATAGAGTAACAGGCAGAAAGAGCTTGAAAAGGACTACCACCTACTGCCCACTAAACCGCAACTATGTGTAGAATGTTTTCCTAAATATTCCCgccagaaaaattaatttttgcactgatctccattaaaaaattgaatttttaatttaagtttattgtttttctacttccatttgaatttacatacatatatatttttatatttgctttgttcataaatgaattaattaaaaaaaaaattaataaaaagacaaattttaatttacaacttttttattatccaaaaaaataccattaaaaataCACAACGGCCATTGGAAATACACCAAAATGTTCACCACAGGCCAGAGAATCCAAATTCTATGTAAAATTCCatattaaaatgtacaaaaatgtgtGACGTGGCCTCAGGGTAACATTTAGGTGTCGCATGAAAACGTGCGACgtggcagccaacgtgttaaGGCAGCTTTATTCCCGCGCTGCCAacatatgttcatttataccagttgtttCACCTATtcaccacttgctaacgcttggcgaaaagaagaggcccaTAGATGATGACGACGGGTGACCACACCGCACTGGCAGGGCTTGATAAACTGCTACAATAACACCACACCGCGTTTTGTAccacacaaaaattgtaaacaccaCACATTTCTCACCACAGATTTCATCCATTAAATTTTCTACCATTTTCTCATTTTGGGAATGATAAGcgaatgcatacaattttttcgatCATATTTTCTGTATTTATTATCGCTGTCTCTGCTCTGGCGgcataatgaataaataaattttaagggcaGAGGTGTCAGATGTCGCCCTAACTTAAGTTCGTTAGTACACCCAATACTGCAACATAAACCTTGACTTGTAGGTGTCGCCAAACGCCGTatacaactatttttttatattgcttcACTTTTCCACGAGATGGCGCTATACTAAAAGCCATTGTGAATCGAAGCTTCTTTGTGAATTGTGACACCGGAGAATGTCAATGAAAGCTGGTTGCATgcatttatctatttatttaaaaaagctattcatTTCTTATCAAAAATCATCTATGAAGACGTTGAAGGAATGcgtgtaaataaatttgtagataaaatggaaaatattaaaaagcaaagaagaccccAATTTTTGCCGGAACGCATAAAATTTCACATAAGGGCAGTTCTCAATTAAGTGCAAAATCTATGGGAACAAAAACACCAAATGAACAAATGGGCATGGGCAAATCAAAAGATCTTGACGATTCTGGGGTTTGACGCGCCTgaggaaaaataaatgtatgcatatgtaggtaggtaggtaggtgaaatggtttaagtgccagtctggcactcctaaGTAGCACTGAACCactgataccattatgagacctccaacaggcagatatttacagccagccagagctgttgatataatagagaagattgatgggttTTAGGTTAGGATGGGTCGTTtagctgccaaatccggacatttacagagaaagagctcaacagtctccttctctgaaaggttcacacagcttctgcaatggcaattaaataataaacctagcttttccgggTATGTGCCGATCATTCAATGACCggcaaacacagctacgagtgtggaaattgaatggcgaggagtccaaaggactttctgagtccttcgtatattgcactggggccaaagggttttcgaaatagcacatgaagaaatggagctccatcttttctgcgcttttctgagaaataatttgtgcagttcccctttaactaCTGTCAGGGGGGTGCCggtgaccgggtaggaggtccctgaggccaattcagttcccttcctggcaagctcatcagaaattttattttcctctatgttcctatgtcctggaatccagatacgagaaatgttacctgcacactcaAGAGATTTAGAGATAGATTTCAGGGAAACATCGAATAGCCCTACCTATCGACTCGTGTCGACAATGACACGTGGGGTAATATAATTTTCCGGATGGTCTCTTTATTAAATGAAGGTGAGTCCACCAAATTCCCCACTTCTTCAGGCGGTGCTGCAAATTCGTGGGCCATGTATGCAGAAACCAAATAAAAGCAGCGCCAATAGATGCTTCTACACGGACTACTGTCACGTCTGGTGAGCTAAAATGAGAAGTCAGAAAGGCATTAATAGTATTCCTAACGAGGATACAAGCCCTAGGCTTACCTTCTGACTGGACATAGAAGATATCATAGTGTCTGCTCTGGAGGCCCATGATCTTAGACTGCCGAACCCAGGGGTTTGGATCAGGCAGATATCTATGTCTTCCTATCTGAGGATGACACAGACGTTATCGGTGGCTAAACTAGAGTGGCAAAGGTTAATTTGAGCTacccttaacatttttttgttaaaggatGCTCACCTAAGCCTGTTTTATGGCCGAGTCCGAGGATTTGATGGAGCTCTGGGCTTCGGGTACCTCGTCCGTCGCAGACGGCTAAAGCTCGCCGAGCTGATTTGCTATTCCGTCCAGTTCGCCATCCGGAGCCCCAGACGC
The sequence above is drawn from the Anastrepha obliqua isolate idAnaObli1 chromosome 4, idAnaObli1_1.0, whole genome shotgun sequence genome and encodes:
- the LOC129245082 gene encoding uncharacterized protein LOC129245082, with product MTLQLQIEKLKGLDNYKAWSMTVRAYLESEDLWTVVENGPENNEESLLKDKRAKFIILCLIETKLCQFMVSIRTARDLWTYLRSQHSLR